One window from the genome of Podospora pseudocomata strain CBS 415.72m chromosome 6, whole genome shotgun sequence encodes:
- a CDS encoding hypothetical protein (COG:S; EggNog:ENOG503NZ2K), producing MAAENPHAPENEIDSLTPLPLDHRRGLWGVSVLAGLSFVSSTVLLVYLTVKLVRWHLKQWRLERQQSTNAQAPSSIDLTLGLAERHFFPPCRRNNSRGRENAESTPRKKAYPNQFLVLVYNLLLADIHQASAFLLNAVWLGRDGIIVHTPACWAQGWLVSTGDLSSSCFITAIAVHTYLAVVRNYTPPQRAVYATVIGLWVFNYLAAGLGVIITRNGADGGGLYVRAAAWCWINIHYETHRLALHYLWIFVSLFLTSALYISVFLSLRAKSHTESRLTRSQPKPLPSNQQQKAFLLYPLIYIICTLPLALGRIATMAGAHVPISYFCTAGALIASNGWLDVLLWGVTRHRLIFTEGGIDSEESGIGSFGVPELGMGGWRGSGIIRTPVGRRFGNLVWVHAAGKGEEGRGRGKRRGRNKSDSQETLTGMMGGGDGGRGERGGIKMDTVTSVTVVDVGERGKGL from the exons ATGGCGGCAGAGAATCCCCATGCTCCGGAGAACGAGATCGACAGCCTGACCCCTCTACCGCTGGATCACCGTCGAGGTCTCTGGGGTGTTTCCGTCCTGGCCGGCCTGTCGTTTGTTTCTTCTACGGTTCTCCTCGTGTATCTCACCGTCAAGCTCGTGCGATGGCACCTCAAGCAATGGAGATTGGAACGGCAACAGTCTACAAACGCTCAGGCACCTTCGTCGATCGATCTCACGCTTGGGCTTGCAGAGCGACATTTCTTTCCACCGTGCAGGAGGAACAACAGCCGCGGCAGAGAGAATGCCGAGTCGACACCACGCAAGAAGGCATACCCAAACCAGTTCCTCGTCTTGGTTTATAACCTGCTCCTGGCCGATATCCACCAAGCCAGCGCTTTTTTGCTGAACGCAGTCTGGTTAGGAAGAGATGGTATCATTGTTCACACTCCCGCGTGCTGGGCTCAGGGGTGGCTTGTTTCCACCGGCGACCTCTCGTCAAGCTGcttcatcaccgccatcgccgTCCACACCTATCTGGCAGTAGTCCGGAACTACACCCCTCCGCAACGCGCAGTTTACGCCACCGTTATTGGGCTCTGGGTGTTCAACTACCTCGCGGCGGGTCTGGGGGTTATCATCACCAGGAACGGAGCAGACGGCGGGGGGTTGTACGTTAGAGCCGCAGCCTGG TGCTGGATCAACATCCACTACGAAACCCACCGCCTGGCCCTCCACTACCTCTGGATCTTTGTCTCTCTATTCCTCACCTCGGCCCTTTACATTTCTGTCTTTTTATCTCTGCGTGCAAAATCCCACACCGAAAGTAGACTAACCCGCTCCCAGCCAAAACCCCTGCCATCcaaccagcaacaaaaagcGTTTTTGCTTTATCCCCTAATCTACATAATCTGCACCCTGCCCCTCGCTCTCGGGAGGATAGCCACCATGGCTGGGGCTCATGTCCCAATATCGTATTTTTGTACGGCGGGGGCCTTGATTGCGAGTAATGGGTGGTTGGATGTGCTACTTTGGGGGGTGACGAGGCATAGGTTGATTTTTACCGAGGGGGGGATAGATTCGGAGGAGTCGGGGATTGGGAGTTTCGGGGTGCCcgagttggggatggggggttggagggggagcgggATTATTAGGACgccggtggggaggaggtttgggaaTCTGGTTTGGGTGCATGCtgctgggaagggggaggaggggagggggagggggaagaggagagggaggaatAAGAGTGATAGTCAGGAGACGTTGactgggatgatggggggtggggatggggggaggggtgagaggggggggataaaGATGGATACGGTTACTAGTGTTactgttgttgatgttggggagagggggaaggggttgtag
- a CDS encoding hypothetical protein (COG:U; EggNog:ENOG503NUEJ), translating to MSNHSPVPVLPSTCIHLENLLLLGCSSAANHLTATLYESISCLPEPTKISRICKQGQMSYSGYPPYGQPPPQQGGYYQQPPPGQQYGAPPPQGQYYQQPPPQGYGQPPPPQPYGAPSPQPYGASSPQPYGAPPPAQPYGAPPPAQPYGAPPPGQPYGAPPPQPYGAPSPAHQYPAQGAYGAPPPQQGYGQPPPPQGAYGQPPAQYTPYGHQYPPTPASPGYGPPQIIAWSPDADAQGLRAAMKGFGTDERALIRILANKDPHQIRTLRDAYSRIHRRDLEKDIKSEVSGWFETGLISIVRGPLLHDVHLLRDAMAGIGTKEAVLNDVLLGRSNADMNAIKSEYHRVFRRRLEDDVKGDLSMKTERHFMIVLGATRAEDSAPVVKMEIDRDVNDLYNATEGKVGTDEMKVCSILSTRNDNQIRAIAYEYQQKYARSLEDVIRREFSGHMEDALLFQLRQGLDKYMHHAALLEDAMAGAGTKDHLLTSRIIRYHWDRTHMQNVRGAYEKRYHRSLVSRVRGETSGDYERLLLACLGEAV from the exons ATGAGCAACCATTCTCCTGTTCCTGTCCTTCCTTCCACTTGCATCCACCTTGAAAATTTGTTGCTTCTTGGCTGCTCCTCTGCTGCCAACCACCTAACCGCTACCCTCTACGAATCCATTTCTTGTTTGCCAGAGCCAACAAAGATCTCGCGCATTTGCAAACAAGGACAAATGTCTTACTCAGGATACCCTCCGTACGGCC AACCCCCTCCGCAACAAGGGGGGTACTACCAGCAACCACCGCCCGGCCAGCAATAcggcgctcctcctcctcaaggcCAGTACTATCaacagccccctccccagggCTACGGAcagcctcccccgcctcaacCATATGGTGCCCCCTCGCCCCAGCCATATGGCgcgtcatcaccacaaccataCGGCGCTCCCCCACCCGCCCAGCCATACGgtgctcctccacctgcccAACCGTACGGCGCTCCTCCCCCGGGCCAACCGTAcggcgctcctcctccgcaaccgTACGGCGCGCCCTCCCCGGCTCACCAATACCCTGCTCAAGGTGCTTAtggcgctcctcctccccagcaagGATACGgtcaacccccaccacctcaaggCGCTTACGGTCAACCTCCTGCCCAGTACACACCGTACGGCCACCAATATCCCCCGACACCTGCCTCGCCAGGCTATGGCCCCCCTCAAATCATCGCTTGGAGCCCCGATGCCGACGCTCAGGGCTTGCGGGCCGCCATGAAGGGCTTTGGCACAGATGAAAGAGCTCTAATCCgcatcctcgccaacaaggaTCCCCACCAGATCCGCACCCTCCGCGACGCCTACAGCCGAATCCACCGTCGCGATCTCGAAAAGGACATCAAGAGTGAAGTTTCCGGTTGGTTCGAGACGGGCCTCATCTCCATCGTCCGCGGCCCTCTCCTTCACGATGTCCACCTTTTGCGCGATGCCATGGCTGGTATTGGCACAAAGGAGGCGGTTCTGAACGATGTCTTGCTTGGCAGGTCAAACGCCGATATGAACGCCATCAAGAGTGAATATCACCGCGTGTTTAGAAGGCGTCTTGAGGATGATGTCAAGGGTGATTTGAGCATGAAGACGGAGAGGCATTTCATGATTGTGCTGGGGGCGACGAGGGCGGAGGActcggcgccggtggtgaagatggagattGATAGGGACGTGAATGATCTTTACAATGCGACCGAGGGCAAGGTCGGGACGGATGAGATGAAGGTGTGCAGTATTTTGAGCACGAGGAACGACAACCAGATTCGGGCTATTGCGTATGAGTACCAGCAGAAGTATGCCAGGAGTTTGGAGGATGTTATTCGCAGG GAATTCTCTGGACACATGGAAGATGctcttcttttccagcttcGGCAGGGACTCGACAAGTACATGCATCATGCTGCGCTCCTCGAGGATGCTATGGCTGGCGCTGGGACCAAGGACCACCTTTTGACCAGCCGCATTATCAGATATCACTGGGACCGCACTCACATGCAGAACGTGCGCGGTGCCTACGAGAAGAGATATCACAGAAGTCTCGTCAGCAGAGTCAGAGGTGAAACCAGTGGTGATTATGAGAGGCTGTTGCTCGCCTGTCTTGGCGAGGCTGTTTAA
- a CDS encoding hypothetical protein (EggNog:ENOG503P5EY), with the protein MLRTEQPRQRDLKRRTGAVGRTSDTMPMMWDRLKLPQKQDDEGLRLGLGYSNHNAPKSRGYSYSIKGGPPPPRPPREFLESHLETSAPRAAIQEPPPRNPARIKVRTSTYRPPSSVYSQDAQAPPPVSNYTETVATKYGYRYGGGGGGGGGAEEISPPSSPEPDSEGVKRFLPGDVSPIEEDDHAAALLQQHPAFRNNGAQNDHSRRQQTPTPETGRQSPRRAPNSRGGGATSIPMMRRERRKQSGTVMRESNSTNRDHPPRQEPPRWDRLTGEPTAADRARPSQGPPAECSQGLGITATAWASPQTSPTQAPPSFADRVRRIAKKAAAGREREPQHDTDPAAGAFTSNRPGWRGASGRTAIVEPVHDTPEVAPLRIPEKSSRRTLTPVQADKPRPGISLGGVPRRGQTPPISPPATETSTVRAGLREASHNVVHTPSQLTPPTAYLHSENAQSYPSPPLSSTPLSGGDAPAMAARQLSRDAVPSMAALTSPEFNSPHESNVIRRKPPPVHTHHQHQDSVSSVYSQPSRGPQHTSPLTIPDIAPPATLAANNDSYVQPPSRFSITTYATSHTGTTRDDGDELVDEDQPPVPSLPVGLHHGGKIDPSSDNSPVTSPIDQFMTSPFTTHTEQLRMVNPAVARAQAIERPSSRASDINKSLPPAPPEGEAQDRVGLLNAQLRALANRRININRSITQMTEMMPTDKLMNSEEVIRKREIEKKKVEALKQELSEVQREEYELGLKLHRAYKRLDRDNEFEPTGLWVRRVTN; encoded by the exons ATGCTACGGACAGAGCAGCCCAGGCAGAGGGATCTCAAGAGGAGAACTGGGGCTGTGGGAAGGACATCAGATACTATGCCTATGATGTGGGACAGGTTGAAGCTCCCTCAAAAGCAGGACGACGAGGGGCTGAGATTAGGTCTGGGATACAGCAACCATAATGCGCCAAAAAGCCGAGGGTACAGCTACTCGATCAAGGGAGGtccgcctcccccacggCCGCCTCGAGAATTTCTGGAGTCTCACCT TGAGACATCTGCTCCCCGCGCAGCAATACAAGAGCCACCTCCCCGCAACCCAGCTCGAATCAAGGTCCGCACCTCCACCTACCGACCACCGTCGTCTGTGTATTCTCAAGACGCACaggcaccaccgccagtcTCGAACTACACAGAAACCGTGGCTACCAAGTACGGCTACCGctacggcggcggcggcggcggcggcggcggggcggaggagatcTCCCCGCCAAGTTCTCCGGAGCCCGACTCTGAGGGGGTGAAGCGCTTCTTGCCCGGCGATGTCTCCCCAATAGAGGAGGACGATCACGCAGcagctcttctccagcagcacccgGCTTTCCGCAACAACGGTGCTCAGAATGACCACTCGAGACGGCAGCAGACGCCCACCCCCGAGACAGGCAGGCAGTCGCCTCGCCGGGCTCCCAACAGccgtggcggtggtgctaCCAGCATTCCCATGATGCGTAGGGAACGGAGGAAGCAGTCAGGTACCGTCATGCGCGAGTCAAACTCTACTAATCGGGACCACCCACCACGTCAAGAACCACCCCGCTGGGATCGGCTGACAGGTGAACCGACGGCGGCTGACCGTGCTCGGCCGTCTCAAGGGCCTCCTGCCGAATGTTCTCAAGGTCTGGGAATTACAGCAACTGCCTGGGCATCCCCGCAGACCAGTCCTACACAAGCGCCTCCATCTTTCGCTGACAGAGTGCGGAGGATtgccaagaaggctgctgctggccggGAGAGAGAGCCTCAGCATGACACAGATCCCGCTGCGGGCGCCTTCACATCAAACCGCCCTGGTTGGCGAGGTGCGAGCGGCCGAACTGCCATCGTTGAGCCCGTCCACGACACTCCTGAAGTTGCACCCCTGAGGATCCCCGAGaagagcagcaggagaactCTTACACCAGTACAAGCAGACAAACCAAGGCCTGGCATCTCACTAGGGGGTGTGCCACGGCGAGGACAAACCCCACCCATCAGCCCTCCCGCAACTGAAACGTCCACGGTCAGGGCCGGCTTGCGGGAGGCGTCGCACAATGTCGTGCACACTCCGTCCCAGCTGACTCCCCCGACGGCCTACCTCCATTCAGAGAATGCGCAGAGCTACCCGAGCCCGCCGCTTTCGAGCACTCCGCTCAGCGGGGGGGATGCACCAGCCATGGCTGCCAGACAGCTCTCCAGGGATGCCGTCCCCAGCATGGCCGCACTCACCAGCCCCGAGTTTAACAGCCCGCACGAGTCCAACGTGATTCGCAGAAAGCCACCTCCGGTACAtactcaccatcaacaccaagactCGGTCTCCTCTGTCTACTCGCAACCATCTCGAGGACCACAGCACACTTCTCCGCTCACTATTCCTGATATTGCCCCGCCGGCTACCCTAGCggccaacaacgacagcTACGTCCAGCCTCCCTCTCGCTTCAGCATAACCACATACGCCACCAGCCACACGGGTACAACCCGggacgacggcgacgagctAGTTGACGAGGACCAGCCACCTGTCCCCTCACTCCCAGTCGGCCTCCACCACGGCGGCAAGATCGACCCGTCCTCTGACAACAGCCCGGTGACGTCTCCGATCGACCAGTTCATGACGTCGCCTTTTACCACCCATACGGAGCAGTTGAGGATGGTAAACCCAGCTGTTGCCCGTGCGCAGGCCATTGAACGCCCCAGTTCTCGTGCTTCAGACATCAACAAGTCTctccctccagcaccacccgaGGGTGAAGCCCAGGATCGCGTCGGGTTGCTGAATGCCCAGTTGAGAGCGTTGGCAAACAGGCgaatcaacatcaacaggTCCATTACCCAGATGACGGAGATGATGCCGACGGACAAGCTGATGAACAGCGAGGAGGTGATTAGAAAGAGGGAAatcgaaaagaagaaggtaGAGGCGCTGAAGCAGGAGTTGTCTGAGGtgcagagggaggagtatGAACTGGGCTTGAAGCTGCACCGGGCTTACAAGAGGCTGGATAGGGATAACGAGTTTGAGCCGACGGGAttgtgggtgaggagagTTACGAACTAG
- a CDS encoding hypothetical protein (EggNog:ENOG503PGY3) — MHSNRATLFLSASYALFLPCFSLPLHESPLQQPAALAPRATYAVVNIDGGGSGTTPGGSPGGSPGGGIGAGSPGTSGPGGSGGSGGSGTGNQPAPNPVTITVVQTPPTKTAVQTVFMTSPAVTNRITDTVVVTKTVQIVNIEPTSTPATSTAHPFPTSSAQPVLPIESSHLTSTLVSISSFLSSSTATPTSVLPSTTDVIVVTSIAAVPEPSLSSSTTYDDGKWHTTYPAWNGTLDRRSNRSRFRQRAAP, encoded by the coding sequence ATGCATTCCAACCGAGCAACTCTATTTCTTTCAGCATCCTACGCTCTCTTTCTTCCTTGTTTCTCTCTGCCGCTCCATGAGTCGCCGTTGCAACAACCAGCAGCCCTAGCGCCCAGGGCGACCTATGCGGTAGTCAATATCGATGGAGGAGGTTCCGGCACGACTCCGGGTGGGTCTCCGGGAGGGTCCCCAGGAGGAGGGATCGGCGCTGGCAGCCCCGGCACTTCCGGCCCCGGTGGTTCAGGGGGCTCAGGGGGGTCCGGTACCGGCAATCAGCCCGCCCCGAACCCCGTGACCATCACCGTGGTACAGACGCCTCCTACCAAGACAGCTGTTCAAACAGTTTTTATGACGTCGCCCGCAGTCACAAATCGTATCACAGACACTGTCGTCGTGACGAAAACGGTTCAGATTGTCAATATCGAGCCCACATCCACGCCTGCAACTAGCACGGCTCACCCTTTCCCGACATCGTCGGCCCAACCAGTGCTACCCATCGAATCCTCACACTTGACGTCAACACTGGTGTCGATCTCGTCCTTTTTAAGCTCGTCAACAGCGACACCAACTTCAGTCCTACCCTCAACCACCGATGTCATAGTCGTCACTTCGATTGCTGCTGTCCCCGAACCAAGTTTGAGCAGCAGCACGACATACGATGACGGAAAATGGCACACCACGTATCCAGCTTGGAACGGGACCTTGGACCGCCGGTCCAATCGTTCTCGGTTCCGGCAACGGGCTGCCCCCTGA
- a CDS encoding hypothetical protein (EggNog:ENOG503P2IX), whose translation MPESPYRPPPGSTIVPTSHNKCGPVPFPLTAQQLNASIHHAVPSITQRAVRDFGAKMVADSIVDIMNHFTTADIDKVADMIIDKASDNFLDKCLEKRLLTIEAAPLTNALAKAERLGYELGDVIPEQQQGQAHPAAAAPNGHQAHPTPPAAGYPPAPSAPPSSQHPMLQCARCFRTFAQTSAFEYHTAYSICTILPPTSAGFKHSCPYCGQGFTELVDLNGHLNGRVCGHFDTVKLPRGPGRPPRVAPVQHASPVPIASSAPNGTPNASLSTPARSQLVNRALAGTPTASPIPGDPYAHLTPEQFQAMNEELHEAEIKYRPRFAEAEAIPDENERRQRVEGLRNSFGTKQSMIRKKYGVRLRERRTKAEIQAERERLGIKQAEKDQARASMGPAGKTEDRPVVISDVPVPVVPPMPVGPPAAGWVAANTPRPNPGAADEEEHDAKRRRTDTNGGYQTPYKTGVEDTPTRKVSASFDGAGGSGVQNTGNPYPALGKPPNHADLAAQAVAATAALNGQNGNSSKQPIAIDDGDDDSDSSGDDEDIPSTLPANVRNSLGASAAGKTGSRAGSTASMTPG comes from the exons ATGCCCGAATCGCCATACCGTCCTCCGCCCGGCTCGACCATTGTCCCGACTTCGCATAACAAATGTGGTCCGGTGCCGTTCCCACTAACAGCTCAACAGCTCAATGCTTCTATTCATCATGCGGTCCCGTCCATCACACAACGTGCCGTCCGCGACTTTGGAGCCAAGATGGTGGCCGACTCCATTGTCGACATCATGAACCACTTTACTACCGCGGATATCGACAAGGTCGCCGACATGATTATCGACAAGGCCAGCGACAACTTCCTCGACAAATGTCTGGAAAAGCGACTTTTGACCATCGAGGCCGCTCCACTGACCAATGCTCTCGCAAAAGCTGAACGGCTGGGGTATGAGCTGGGCGATGTGATcccagaacaacaacagggCCAAGCCCATCCGGCTGCCGCTGCTCCTAATGGCCACCAAGCTCACCCTACCCCACCGGCGGCTGGCTATCCTCCTGCTCCATCTGCTCCCCCGTCGTCGCAACATCCAATGCTTCAGTGTGCTAGGTGCTTCCGTACTTTTGCTCAGACTTCGGCTTTTGAATAT CACACTGCATACAGCATTTGCACTATATTACCACCCACCTCGGCTGGATTCAAGCACTCATGCCCATACTGCGGTCAGGGCTTCACAGAACTAGTAGATCTGAATGGCCACCTCAACGGTAGAGTTTGCGGTCATTTTGATACGGTCAAACTTCCTCGTGGGCCTGGTCGACCCCCAAGAGTTGCTCCCGTTCAGCATGCTAGCCCCGTACCGATTGCCTCATCGGCGCCAAACGGGACCCCTAACGCTTCCTTGTCAACTCCAGCGCGATCCCAGCTCGTGAATCGCGCATTGGCAGGAACGCCGACAGCCTCACCCATCCCGGGCGACCCATATGCTCACCTCACACCTGAACAATTCCAAGCGATGAACGAGGAGCTTCACGAGGCTGAGATCAAATACCGACCAAGATTTGCCGAGGCGGAAGCCATCCCTGATGAAAATGAAAGACGCCAGAGAGTCGAGGGTCTCAGGAACAGCTTCGGCACCAAGCAATCGATGATCCGGAAAAAGTACGGAGTCAGGCTGCGTGAACGACGCACCAAGGCGGAGATTCAGGCTGAGAGGGAGCGTCTGGGCATCAAGCAGGCTGAAAAGGACCAAGCGAGGGCGTCCATGGGGCCTGCTGGCAAGACAGAGGATAGGCCAGTGGTCATTAGCGATGTCCCTGTGCCTGTTGTTCCGCCTATGCCTGTTGGGCCACCGGCAGCTGGGTGGGTGGCTGCCAATACGCCAAGGCCAAATCCTGGTGCtgccgatgaggaggagcacgatgcgaagaggaggaggacggacACGAATGGGGGGTATCAGACGCCCTATAAGactggggtggaggatacACCCACCCGCAAGGTCTCGGCCAGCTTTGATGGGGCAGGTGGTTCAGGTGTTCAGAACACCGGCAATCCTTATCCCGCGCTTGGAAAACCCCCCAATCACGCCGACCTCGCAGCGCAAGCCGTTGCTGCGACGGCTGCGCTGAATGGCCAGAATGGGAACAGCTCCAAGCAACCCATCGCTAtcgacgatggtgatgacgactcggactcgtcgggtgatgacgaggataTCCCTTCTACGTTGCCCGCCAACGTGAGGAACAGCCTGGGGGCGTCGGCGGCTGGCAAGACGGGGAGTAGAGCTGGCTCCACAGCGTCGATGACTCCTGGATAA
- a CDS encoding hypothetical protein (COG:E; EggNog:ENOG503P271) — MAVGIVQTVRPGTLTAFECSLNVDMNRFDRLVLALKEALGPSSGLTSDDVDVEFLTKLMKDYKSDEREWAKFAMGDASRGYTRNLVDEGNGKSNLLVLVWSPGKGSPIHDHGNAHCLMKILRGDLTETRYAFPEAGEEEEKPMKVISEKVYKENQVAYMADELGVHRVWNRGSDFAVSLHLYTPPNVAKGGCHIFNEETGKKSHIKNCGYYSAYGKKL, encoded by the exons ATGGCGGTTGGTATCGTTCAGACTGTTCGCCCTGGCACCCTGACTGCCTTTGAGTGCAGCCTCAATGTCGACATGAACCGCTTCGACAGGCTGGTCCTGGCACTCAAGGAAGCTCTAGGACCATCATCTGGTCTGACGTCGGACGATGTGGACGTCGAGTTCCTGACCAAGCTGATGAAGGATTACAAGTCCGACGAGAGGGAATGGGCCAAGTTCGCCATGGGCGACGCTAGCAGAGGATACACTAGGAACCTAGTGGACGAAGGCAACGGCAAGAGCAACTTG CTTGTTCTCGTGTGGTCTCCTGGAAAGGGGAGCCCCATCCATGACCACGGCAACGCGCATTGCCTGATGAAAATCCTCCGCGGCGACTTGACAGAAACGAGATATGCCTTTCCcgaggcgggtgaggaggaggagaagccaatGAAAGTGATATCGGAGAAGGTGTACAAGGAGAACCAGGTAGCATACATGGCCGATGAGCTCGGTGTACACAGGGTCTGGAACAGAGGCAGCGACTTCGCTGTCTCACTTCACTTGTACACGCCACCAAATGTTGCGAAGGGGGGTTGCCATATCTTCAATGAAGAGACAGGGAAGAAAAGCCACATCAAGAACTGCGGGTACTACTCGGCGTATGGAAAGAAGTTGTGA